The DNA segment GGCGCCGCATCGGTGTCGACCTCGGTTCGGAAAAGCCGACACCCCATGAATCATACAGGAGTCGCCCTGGGAATCCCCCTTCTCAAACACGCTCTAAGGCGTTCGTGCGCGGGTGCTCGGTCAGCTCGAGCCGTCCGCGGACGGCATTGAGGTTTTCCGTCCTCTCCGAGTATCGGGCAATGGCCGGTGGATTCAGGGGCTAAGCGCAACGGGCGGATTGAAGCGGATTGAACCGCGCCGGGTTTGCCGAACCGGTCGTCCCGGGATAGGGCAATGTCGACCGGCGGGGGAAGCGGCATTGAAAGCTCACTGCAAATTGGTCAAGAGTTGCGGTGACTGCCGGAGAAAGGCCGTGCCCTTCAGATACACGCTGCGCCAGCTCGAATACTTCGTGGCGGTCGGCGAAGCCGGGTCCATTGCGCAGGCCTCGGAGAAGCTCAACATCTCCTCCCCCTCGATCTCGGCCAGCATCGCGCAGCTGGAGAGGGAGTTCGGCCTGCCGCTCTTTGTCCGCCAGCATGCGCATGGCCTGTCGCTGACCCCGGCGGGGCGGGTGATGCTCGACCAGGCGCGGGTCGTCCTGCGCGAGGCCGACCGGCTGGCCGACATTGCCGGCGACATCACCGGGGTGGCCCGCGGTCCGCTCTCGGTGGGCTGTCTGCTGACCTTCGCGCAGATCGTCCTGCCCAGCGTCCGGCGCAGCTTCGAGACCGCCTATCCGGAGGTGCGCATCACCCAGGTCGAGCTCAATCAGGCCGAGATCTTCAGTGCCCTCCGCCGTGCCGAGATCGACCTTGCGTTGACCTACAATCTCGACATCCCCGCCGATCTGCGCTTCGTCGCGCTGGCCGAGCTGCCGCCCTACGCGCTGGTGAACGAGAGCCATCCACTGGCGGAGCGGACCGAGGTCTCGGTCGACGACCTGCGGGAATATCCCATGGTGCTGCTCGACCTTCCGTTCAGCGCCGAGTATTTCTTGTCCTTCTTTGCCCGTCACGGGGCCAGGCCGCGGGTTGCCGAGCGCACCCGTGACATGGGGGTGATGCGGAGCCTCGTGGCCAACGGCTATGGCTATTCCATCGCCAATATCCGCCCGATGAGCGACCTGTCGCCTGACGGCAAGCGGTTGCGGGTCATCCCCATGGTGGGCGATCTGCGCCCGATGCGTTTCGGCCTGCTGATGGCGCCGGAGGCGGAGAACCTGGTGACGATCCGCGCCTTCGTGGCGCATCTGAGGGGCATGCTGGCGGCGGGCGAGGTGCCAGGGATCGCCGAAAGCGCGCGCCCGACGAGCCCCGGCGGTTAGACAAGGCCTAAGCCCTGCTTTGGCAAGCCCGACTTTGGCTTGCGCGCCTGTGCCCCTATCGTCCGGACCGAGGGAAGGAGACGGACATGCGCGATCCGCGTTACGACATCCTGTTCGAGCCGGTCCGGATCGGACCGCATACCGCGAAGAACCGCTTCTACCAGGTACCGCACTGCAATGGCGGGGGGTATCGTGACCCGTCCGCCGCCGCCGCGATGCGCGCCATCAAGGCCGAAGGTGGGTGGGGCGTGATCTTCACCGAGCAGTGCGAAATTCATCACAGCTCCGAGATTACCCCCTTCATCGAGCTGCGCCTGTGGGAGGATCGCGACATCCCCGCACTGCGCCGCATGGCCGAGGCGATGAAGTCTCATGGCGCGCTTGCCGGCATTCAGCTTGCCTATTCCGGGGTCAACGGGCCCAACCTCTATACCCGCGAGGTGCCGCTCGCGGTCTCGGCAATGCCGATCCGCACCTTCACCAACGACCCGGTGCAGGCGCGCGCGCTCGACCGCAGCGACATCCGCAATCTGCGCCGCTGGTTCGTCATCGCCGCTAAACGCGCGCGCGCGGCGGGCTTCGACCTCATCAACCTCTACGGCGCGCATGGCTTCGGCATCTTCCAGCATTTCCTCAGCCGCGCCACCAACCAGCGCAGCGACGAGTATGGCGGCAGCCTCGAGAACCGCTCGCGCTTCGTGCGCGAGGTGATCGCCGACATCCGCGAGGCGGTGGGCGATGTCATGGCCATCGCGCTGCGGGTCTCGCTCGACGAGACCATCGGCGATCTGGGGTTTTCCAATGCCGAGATGCGCGACTTCGTGGAGATGAACCGCAACCTGCCCGACATCTGGGATCTGGCGCGCGGCACATGGGAGGATTGCTCCGGGCCCTCGCGCTTCAAGGAGGAGGCGGCGCAGGAGGCGCTGGTGCGCGGCATCCGCGAGCTCACCGACCGCCCGGTGGTGGGGGTGGGCCGCTTCACCTCGCCCGACGTGATGGTGCGGCAGATCAAGTCCGGCGTGCTGGACATGATCGGCTGCGCGCGACCCTTGATCGCCGACCCGTTCCTGCCGAAAAAGATCGAGGAG comes from the Tepidamorphus gemmatus genome and includes:
- a CDS encoding LysR family transcriptional regulator, whose protein sequence is MPFRYTLRQLEYFVAVGEAGSIAQASEKLNISSPSISASIAQLEREFGLPLFVRQHAHGLSLTPAGRVMLDQARVVLREADRLADIAGDITGVARGPLSVGCLLTFAQIVLPSVRRSFETAYPEVRITQVELNQAEIFSALRRAEIDLALTYNLDIPADLRFVALAELPPYALVNESHPLAERTEVSVDDLREYPMVLLDLPFSAEYFLSFFARHGARPRVAERTRDMGVMRSLVANGYGYSIANIRPMSDLSPDGKRLRVIPMVGDLRPMRFGLLMAPEAENLVTIRAFVAHLRGMLAAGEVPGIAESARPTSPGG